In Alloyangia pacifica, the following proteins share a genomic window:
- a CDS encoding 3-deoxy-D-manno-octulosonic acid transferase: MLRYRLLLSLFAAIVLGRAALKRDWDGIRARLGHGKAQPGAHVWLHAASNGELASAKPVIEALLAARPGMKLLVTCNSQSGVALAQSWGLCARLAPLDLARASKRLHRRWNVTSHITMESELWPNRLLSCPGPVLVLGGRLTESTAKGWRFFGGLQARVLHRVAFLSAQDPDSRDRFVAAGLPKAAQGPVVDLKALYTPPDQHDAALEAEFSRARTWLAASTHEGEDETVLAAHAAARKQDPGLRLILAPRHPHRAEQITRLAAAQGLSCARRSLGEPPSGAEVYLADTLGEMALFYRLAGRVFIAGTLTDRGGHTPYEPAAFGDALTHGPDVRNFRVPFRLLDDAGAALPIEDAAGLAAALLSLTEEKAQQRAGAAARALLAPEASADELVSELTQHMDAAAK; the protein is encoded by the coding sequence ATGTTGCGCTACCGTCTGCTTCTGTCCCTTTTCGCGGCCATCGTGCTTGGCCGGGCCGCGCTCAAGCGCGACTGGGACGGGATTCGCGCGCGGCTAGGCCATGGCAAGGCGCAGCCCGGCGCGCATGTCTGGCTGCACGCTGCCTCGAACGGAGAGCTGGCCTCGGCGAAACCTGTGATCGAGGCGCTGCTCGCCGCCCGACCTGGGATGAAGCTGCTGGTCACCTGCAATTCCCAGTCGGGCGTTGCGCTGGCGCAAAGCTGGGGGCTCTGCGCGCGACTCGCACCGCTCGACCTCGCGCGGGCCTCGAAGCGCCTGCACCGGCGCTGGAACGTGACCAGCCATATCACCATGGAATCCGAACTCTGGCCGAACCGCCTGCTGAGCTGCCCCGGCCCGGTGCTGGTGCTGGGCGGACGGCTCACCGAGAGCACAGCCAAGGGCTGGCGCTTCTTCGGCGGACTGCAGGCACGGGTGTTGCACCGCGTCGCCTTCCTCTCGGCCCAGGATCCCGACTCGCGCGACCGTTTCGTCGCCGCCGGGCTGCCCAAGGCGGCGCAGGGGCCGGTGGTTGATCTCAAGGCTCTCTACACCCCTCCCGACCAGCACGACGCTGCGCTCGAGGCCGAATTTTCCCGCGCCCGCACCTGGCTCGCCGCCTCCACCCACGAGGGCGAGGACGAAACCGTGCTTGCAGCCCACGCCGCGGCGCGGAAGCAGGACCCCGGACTGCGGCTGATACTCGCCCCGCGCCACCCGCATCGGGCCGAGCAAATTACCCGGCTGGCCGCCGCGCAGGGGCTCAGCTGCGCGCGCCGCAGCCTCGGCGAGCCGCCGAGTGGCGCCGAGGTCTACCTGGCCGACACCCTGGGAGAGATGGCGCTCTTCTACCGCCTTGCGGGCCGGGTCTTCATCGCCGGCACGCTGACCGACCGCGGCGGCCACACGCCCTACGAGCCCGCGGCCTTTGGCGATGCGCTGACCCACGGCCCCGACGTGCGCAACTTCCGCGTGCCCTTTCGCCTGCTCGACGACGCCGGTGCCGCCCTTCCCATCGAGGACGCAGCGGGCCTTGCCGCCGCGCTGCTCTCGCTGACCGAGGAGAAGGCACAGCAGCGCGCAGGGGCCGCGGCCCGCGCGCTGCTCGCTCCGGAGGCATCGGCGGACGAACTTGTTTCCGAGCTGACACAACATATGGACGCAGCTGCCAAATAG
- a CDS encoding NUDIX hydrolase, giving the protein MGASLDIVSRGPGIRTLPKRTHVQYAALCYRVRDGKVQILLITSRGRRRWTLPKGWPMQGRSPAKAAAREAWEEAGVKGLVDELCVGGYSYQKRSSNRPHMALVYPLEVVELDKKFPERRERKQRWVSPKRAAEMVDHPELAKLLLGFRPFSRKH; this is encoded by the coding sequence ATGGGCGCTTCACTGGACATCGTTTCTCGCGGACCGGGCATCAGAACCCTGCCCAAGCGAACCCATGTGCAATATGCGGCGCTCTGCTACCGCGTCCGCGACGGCAAGGTGCAGATCCTCCTCATCACCAGCCGCGGCCGCAGACGCTGGACCCTGCCCAAGGGATGGCCGATGCAGGGCCGCAGCCCGGCCAAGGCCGCCGCGCGCGAGGCCTGGGAAGAAGCCGGGGTAAAGGGGCTCGTGGACGAGCTCTGCGTCGGCGGCTACAGCTACCAGAAGCGCAGTTCGAACCGGCCGCATATGGCATTGGTCTATCCACTCGAAGTGGTGGAGCTCGACAAGAAGTTTCCCGAGCGGCGCGAGCGCAAGCAACGTTGGGTCAGCCCGAAGCGTGCCGCCGAGATGGTCGATCACCCGGAACTGGCCAAGCTGCTCCTTGGCTTCCGCCCCTTTTCCCGCAAGCACTGA